One Nitrosomonas sp. PY1 DNA window includes the following coding sequences:
- a CDS encoding peptidylprolyl isomerase: MRVTKFSQIVLGSILCCVVISVQAQSVAKVNGVVIPQSRLDLMVKAAVAQGQTDGPEMRKALRENLIAEEIIAQEALKKKLDKDPEVVAQMEIARQAVLVRAFQADYIKHNNVSDETLRKEYDMLKVQMGDKEYRARHILVENENTAKEVIASLKKGGNFAKIAEEKSLDEGSKGNGGELNWSPPAAYVRPFSEALVRLSKGGLTDQPVQTSFGWHVIQLMDTRPMTVPPFEEVKQNIQQRVLQREFGTVVQDLRSKAKVE; this comes from the coding sequence ATGCGCGTGACGAAATTTTCGCAAATAGTTCTTGGTAGTATTCTGTGCTGTGTTGTGATATCGGTACAAGCTCAATCAGTAGCTAAAGTCAATGGTGTTGTAATTCCGCAATCTCGTCTTGATTTGATGGTGAAAGCAGCCGTTGCTCAAGGACAAACCGATGGCCCTGAGATGCGTAAAGCACTGCGCGAGAATTTGATCGCCGAAGAAATCATTGCTCAAGAGGCACTCAAAAAAAAGCTGGATAAAGATCCTGAGGTGGTTGCACAAATGGAGATCGCACGTCAAGCGGTTTTAGTTAGAGCCTTTCAAGCAGATTATATTAAGCATAATAACGTAAGCGACGAAACGCTGCGCAAAGAGTACGACATGCTTAAAGTGCAGATGGGCGATAAAGAGTATCGCGCAAGACATATTCTGGTTGAAAATGAAAACACGGCAAAAGAGGTCATTGCAAGTCTAAAAAAAGGCGGCAATTTTGCGAAAATCGCTGAAGAAAAATCGCTAGACGAAGGCAGTAAAGGTAACGGCGGCGAGCTTAACTGGAGCCCACCGGCAGCTTATGTCAGACCTTTCTCCGAAGCGTTGGTAAGATTATCGAAAGGTGGTTTAACCGATCAGCCAGTGCAAACCTCCTTTGGCTGGCATGTCATTCAACTGATGGACACACGCCCAATGACAGTCCCACCCTTTGAAGAGGTTAAACAAAATATACAACAACGTGTGCTACAGCGTGAATTCGGAACAGTTGTACAAGATTTACGCAGCAAAGCCAAGGTAGAATAA
- a CDS encoding YciI family protein, whose protein sequence is MLYAISGEDVPNSLEKRMAVRSEHLGRLKLLQEEGRLILAGPHPAIDSIDPGPAGFSGSLIVAEFESLQAAKTWAEADPYINAGVYAKVTVKPFKKVFPA, encoded by the coding sequence ATGTTATATGCAATCAGTGGGGAAGATGTTCCAAACAGCCTAGAAAAGAGAATGGCTGTTCGTTCAGAACACCTGGGAAGACTGAAATTACTGCAGGAAGAAGGACGATTAATTTTGGCAGGACCACATCCAGCCATAGATAGTATAGACCCTGGACCAGCCGGATTTTCAGGTAGTTTGATCGTAGCAGAGTTTGAATCTTTACAAGCAGCAAAGACATGGGCGGAAGCAGATCCTTACATTAATGCGGGTGTTTATGCAAAAGTTACTGTAAAACCGTTCAAAAAGGTATTTCCTGCATGA
- a CDS encoding septation protein A — MKFLFDLFPIILFFVAFKLYDIFVATAVAIVASILQIIWVWLRHHQIDKMMWINLMIIIVFGGATLAFQDETFIKWKPTILYWFFAIALLVSDIVFKKNLIQATMEKQMTLPLPIWAKLNTSWVIFFITMGLINLYVAFNFPIDTWVTFKLFGSTGLMLVFIAGQVLMLSKHLKENSTELTIGSQEVYSSEKNISEKGEK; from the coding sequence ATGAAATTTCTTTTTGATCTTTTCCCAATCATTTTATTTTTTGTAGCATTTAAACTTTACGATATTTTTGTTGCAACCGCTGTAGCAATTGTTGCCTCAATCTTACAAATAATTTGGGTTTGGTTACGACACCACCAAATTGATAAAATGATGTGGATCAATCTAATGATTATCATTGTTTTTGGTGGTGCTACATTGGCATTCCAAGACGAAACATTTATTAAGTGGAAACCGACCATATTATATTGGTTTTTCGCGATTGCTTTGTTGGTTTCCGATATCGTATTTAAAAAGAATTTGATTCAGGCAACGATGGAAAAACAAATGACATTACCACTTCCGATTTGGGCGAAATTGAACACGAGTTGGGTCATTTTTTTCATTACAATGGGTTTGATAAACCTGTATGTAGCATTCAATTTTCCTATTGATACATGGGTAACATTTAAATTGTTTGGATCTACCGGGCTTATGCTAGTTTTTATAGCCGGTCAAGTTTTGATGCTAAGTAAACATTTAAAAGAAAACTCAACTGAATTAACGATTGGATCTCAGGAAGTTTATAGCTCTGAAAAAAATATCAGTGAAAAAGGTGAAAAATAG
- a CDS encoding NAD(P)/FAD-dependent oxidoreductase encodes MNNTPVVIVGSGLAGYATARELRKLNATIPITMLAADRCGFYSKPMLSNALSTGKDPASLLNGNAEQMRSQLKIDIRPNHRVVSIDTTRNVIQLTNEEEVSYSQLVLAIGADQIRLPMQGNAVGKIYTVNNLDEYQVFHTALSGKKCVCIIGAGLIGCEFANDLVTAGYRVHVIDISLEPLGRLLPPKAGAFFRHKLEAAGVIFHLDTCVLSVDQIEQTIRVTLENGEEIESDLVLSAIGLKAQTQLAEAAGLPVNRGIVVNRLLQTKIDNIYALGDCAEVAGKFLPFVMPITHAARALSATLSGNPTPVCYPAMPIHVKTPSCATVIWPPDPDRSGEWHIEVSENGVRALFISEMDELLGFALLGTATTEKSALTPRLPAVLS; translated from the coding sequence GTGAACAATACTCCTGTAGTCATTGTAGGAAGTGGGTTAGCCGGGTACGCTACAGCTCGGGAGCTGCGTAAACTAAATGCAACTATCCCCATAACTATGCTGGCGGCAGATCGTTGCGGTTTCTATTCTAAACCTATGTTATCGAATGCATTGTCAACAGGTAAGGATCCGGCATCATTACTGAACGGGAATGCTGAACAAATGCGTTCGCAACTCAAGATTGATATCCGTCCTAATCACAGGGTAGTGTCGATTGATACTACTCGAAATGTTATTCAATTAACTAACGAAGAAGAGGTTTCTTATAGTCAATTAGTATTGGCAATTGGTGCTGATCAAATTCGTCTGCCAATGCAAGGTAACGCGGTTGGAAAAATTTATACCGTCAATAATCTGGATGAATATCAAGTTTTCCATACCGCTTTATCAGGAAAGAAATGTGTATGCATCATTGGTGCCGGATTGATTGGTTGCGAATTTGCAAATGATTTAGTTACTGCTGGTTATCGTGTTCATGTCATCGATATCAGTTTAGAGCCACTCGGTAGGTTACTGCCCCCCAAAGCAGGCGCCTTCTTTCGGCACAAATTAGAAGCAGCTGGTGTAATATTTCATTTAGATACTTGCGTTCTTTCCGTAGATCAAATTGAACAGACAATTCGAGTAACATTAGAAAATGGAGAAGAAATTGAATCAGATTTAGTATTATCTGCCATTGGGTTGAAAGCACAGACACAGCTAGCCGAAGCAGCCGGACTTCCTGTTAATCGTGGTATTGTCGTGAATCGTTTATTACAAACAAAAATAGACAATATCTATGCCTTAGGTGATTGCGCAGAAGTTGCAGGTAAATTCTTACCGTTTGTTATGCCGATCACACACGCAGCAAGAGCATTGTCGGCGACATTATCAGGAAATCCGACACCTGTTTGTTATCCTGCCATGCCGATACACGTAAAAACGCCATCTTGTGCAACAGTTATTTGGCCGCCTGATCCTGATAGATCTGGTGAATGGCATATTGAAGTCAGCGAGAATGGCGTTAGAGCGCTCTTTATTAGCGAGATGGACGAATTGTTGGGATTTGCATTACTCGGAACTGCTACAACTGAGAAAAGCGCGCTTACACCTCGCTTACCTGCGGTATTGAGTTAG
- a CDS encoding VacJ family lipoprotein, translating to MTIHTHFRAVILITASLLLIGCASTKTPPADPGDPYESMNRAIFNFNEKFDKHVFEPAARGYRWIVPDPIEMLASNFFSNLNDVVVLTNSILQLNYQSAAATGARIFVNTTFGLFGLIDIASDITAASDVNLNKRNEDFGQTLGHYGVGHGPYLVLPFLGPSSLRDGFGLAVDTLLFDPVTQGVTNVFLHHVDYINKASVRMPIAAARTIGIRAQMLDTKKTIDEAALDPYEFMRDAYMQRRESLVNNKDVVDEMHWNRFQ from the coding sequence ATGACTATCCACACACATTTCAGAGCAGTGATTCTGATCACCGCAAGTCTTCTTCTAATTGGATGCGCTTCAACAAAAACGCCACCAGCAGACCCGGGAGATCCTTATGAATCTATGAATCGTGCTATTTTTAATTTTAATGAAAAATTTGACAAGCACGTTTTTGAACCGGCTGCGCGAGGTTACCGGTGGATAGTGCCTGACCCCATCGAAATGTTGGCAAGCAATTTCTTCTCTAACTTGAATGATGTGGTTGTGTTAACGAATTCAATCCTGCAACTCAATTATCAAAGTGCTGCGGCAACAGGTGCTCGGATTTTTGTGAATACTACTTTTGGCCTGTTCGGATTAATCGATATAGCCAGTGATATTACTGCAGCAAGCGATGTTAATCTAAATAAACGAAATGAAGACTTTGGTCAAACACTTGGTCATTATGGTGTTGGACATGGCCCTTATTTGGTATTGCCATTTTTAGGACCAAGCTCGTTACGTGATGGCTTCGGATTAGCAGTTGATACTCTTCTTTTCGATCCAGTCACTCAAGGCGTTACCAATGTATTTTTGCATCACGTCGACTATATTAATAAGGCTTCCGTACGTATGCCAATTGCTGCAGCACGCACTATCGGTATACGTGCACAAATGCTAGACACAAAGAAAACTATCGATGAAGCTGCTTTAGATCCCTATGAATTTATGCGGGATGCCTATATGCAACGAAGAGAAAGCTTAGTTAACAATAAAGATGTTGTCGATGAAATGCATTGGAATCGTTTTCAATAA
- a CDS encoding M3 family metallopeptidase — MSNPLLDFSGLPRFADFRAEQVTTAIDILLKENRALLEQARSSQQPATWQNFVQPMVDANERLSRAWGQVSHLNAVMNSPQLREVYNQNLPLITQFYAELSQDLVLFEKFKQLRKSREFETLSTARKRIIDNELRDFRLGGAELAADKKQRFLEIQEALSKLSSNFSDNLLDATNAFALYVENEETVKGIPNDVLQTAQEQAKADAKAGWKFTLHMPSYLPVMQYANNRDLREKMYRAYVTRASELARITEADLDNMPIINNILKLRQEAAELLGYDNYAEVSLATKMATSPQQVLDFLKELADKAKPHADKDLQELREFAKKQLHLPNLEAWDLAYVSEKLREARYAFSDQEVKQYFPENKVLTGMFKLVESLYGIRITQAPATSNVQCWHPDVKFFNIHDASGQLIGQFYLDLYARPSKRGGAWMDDAITRRHVEDKSGGGSSIQIPVVYLTCNFSAPVTINHRSRPALFTHDEVIVLFHEFGHGLHHLLTQVEDLSVSGINGVEWDAVELPSQFMENFCWEWNVVSGMTQHVDSGESLPRSLFDKMLTAKNFQSGMQMLRQIEFALFDMHIHYDFKLDAGKTVLQLLDEVRRDVAVIIPPDFNRFPNSFAHIFSGGYAAGYYSYKWAEVLSADVYSLFEETAIDGVVNTETGAKFAKEILAVGGSRSALESFIAFRGREPELDALLRHNGIAVS, encoded by the coding sequence ATGTCAAATCCGCTACTTGATTTTTCGGGCTTACCTCGCTTTGCCGATTTCCGAGCCGAACAGGTTACAACGGCTATCGATATATTATTAAAAGAAAACCGTGCGTTGCTTGAACAAGCTCGAAGTAGCCAACAACCTGCCACTTGGCAAAATTTTGTTCAACCAATGGTAGATGCAAACGAGCGTCTTTCTCGCGCTTGGGGGCAAGTGTCGCATCTCAATGCGGTCATGAATAGCCCGCAATTACGGGAAGTTTATAACCAAAATTTACCATTGATCACACAATTCTATGCCGAGCTATCTCAGGATTTAGTACTATTCGAGAAATTCAAGCAATTACGGAAAAGCAGGGAATTTGAGACATTATCGACCGCACGAAAAAGAATCATTGATAATGAATTACGCGATTTTCGCTTGGGTGGAGCGGAACTGGCTGCAGATAAAAAGCAGCGCTTCCTAGAAATTCAAGAGGCGTTGTCGAAGTTATCTTCAAATTTCAGCGACAATTTATTAGATGCAACCAACGCCTTTGCCTTATATGTAGAGAATGAAGAAACTGTAAAAGGCATTCCAAATGATGTGCTGCAAACGGCCCAGGAACAGGCAAAAGCTGATGCTAAAGCAGGCTGGAAATTTACCTTACATATGCCTTCATACCTTCCGGTCATGCAATATGCAAATAATCGTGATTTACGTGAAAAGATGTATCGTGCTTATGTTACACGCGCTAGTGAATTAGCGCGCATAACAGAGGCTGATCTCGATAACATGCCAATCATCAATAACATCTTGAAATTACGTCAAGAAGCAGCAGAGCTGTTAGGGTATGACAATTATGCTGAAGTCTCTTTAGCAACCAAAATGGCCACTTCGCCGCAACAGGTTTTAGATTTTTTGAAGGAGCTGGCTGACAAAGCAAAACCCCATGCTGATAAGGACTTACAAGAATTACGAGAATTTGCCAAAAAACAACTTCATTTACCCAATCTAGAAGCTTGGGATTTAGCTTATGTAAGTGAAAAACTGCGTGAAGCACGCTACGCATTCTCCGATCAAGAGGTGAAACAATACTTTCCTGAAAACAAAGTACTTACGGGTATGTTCAAGCTGGTGGAGAGTCTTTATGGTATTCGTATCACGCAAGCTCCCGCCACGAGTAACGTTCAGTGCTGGCATCCAGATGTAAAGTTTTTTAACATCCATGACGCAAGCGGTCAACTGATCGGGCAATTTTATCTCGACTTATATGCACGTCCCAGTAAACGTGGTGGGGCCTGGATGGATGATGCGATTACCCGGCGACATGTCGAGGATAAATCAGGTGGTGGATCGTCTATACAAATCCCCGTTGTTTATCTGACATGCAATTTCTCTGCACCAGTAACCATCAATCATCGCTCGCGTCCGGCTTTATTTACACATGATGAAGTAATCGTATTGTTTCATGAATTTGGTCATGGATTACATCACTTATTAACACAAGTGGAAGACTTAAGTGTATCCGGAATCAATGGCGTGGAATGGGATGCCGTTGAATTACCCAGCCAGTTTATGGAAAATTTCTGTTGGGAATGGAATGTAGTTAGTGGCATGACGCAACATGTCGATAGTGGAGAATCATTGCCACGCTCGTTATTCGATAAAATGCTTACAGCAAAAAATTTTCAAAGTGGTATGCAAATGCTACGACAAATTGAGTTTGCATTATTTGATATGCACATTCATTATGACTTTAAACTAGACGCTGGAAAAACCGTATTACAATTACTGGATGAAGTACGACGAGATGTTGCAGTAATAATTCCTCCAGATTTTAATCGCTTCCCCAACAGTTTCGCACATATTTTTTCAGGTGGTTATGCTGCGGGATACTATAGCTACAAATGGGCTGAAGTATTATCAGCTGACGTATATAGCCTGTTTGAGGAGACAGCTATCGATGGTGTCGTCAATACCGAAACAGGAGCAAAGTTCGCAAAAGAAATTCTTGCAGTTGGGGGAAGTCGTTCAGCATTAGAATCTTTTATTGCATTTCGTGGGCGCGAGCCGGAATTAGATGCATTGCTCCGTCACAATGGCATTGCTGTGTCTTGA
- a CDS encoding dihydroorotase, with protein MRIHIKNGRMIDPKQGIDTIQDIFIAKGKIIATGTAPSEFQANRIIDAQSLVVCPGLVDLSVRLREPGLEYKATLESEMAAAVAGGITSFACPPDTDPPLDEPGLVEMLKHRARNLNQAHVYPVGALTQGLKGERLTEMAELFDAGCVVFGQPNSLLSNLRILMQAMRYASTFDFSVWLRPQEISLTHHGVAHDGEVATRLGLPTIPVCSETIAISNIILLMKETGVKVHLCRISSIESLSMIRDAKQRGLPITCDVSINHLHLSDMDIGFFDSNCHLMPPLRSFSDRDALRHGLLDGTIDAVCSDHAPVDEDAKLLPFGQAEIGATGVELLLSLVLKWGLEMRLPLLKTLSKITHDSAQILGINAGNLSTGNAADICIFDPNDYWKVTSSSILSQGKNTPFLGMELPGKTRYTLVNGHIVYEKQN; from the coding sequence ATGAGAATTCATATCAAAAACGGTCGAATGATAGATCCAAAACAAGGCATTGATACCATTCAAGACATTTTTATTGCCAAGGGAAAAATTATCGCAACTGGAACAGCGCCCAGTGAATTTCAGGCGAATCGAATCATTGATGCGCAATCGCTAGTGGTATGTCCTGGGTTAGTTGATTTATCAGTTAGATTACGTGAACCAGGACTGGAATATAAGGCCACGTTAGAATCTGAAATGGCTGCAGCCGTCGCTGGTGGAATCACCAGCTTCGCATGTCCACCCGATACCGATCCACCATTGGATGAGCCGGGCTTAGTTGAAATGCTCAAACACCGCGCGCGCAATCTCAACCAAGCTCATGTATATCCGGTGGGTGCTTTAACGCAAGGACTCAAAGGTGAGCGATTGACCGAAATGGCCGAATTATTTGATGCTGGTTGTGTAGTTTTTGGTCAACCGAATAGTTTGTTATCCAATTTACGTATCCTCATGCAAGCCATGCGTTATGCATCCACTTTTGATTTTTCTGTATGGCTGCGCCCACAAGAAATCAGCTTAACGCATCACGGTGTAGCACATGACGGAGAGGTGGCAACACGATTAGGCTTACCTACGATTCCTGTATGCTCAGAAACCATCGCTATCTCGAATATCATATTATTAATGAAAGAAACTGGCGTTAAAGTGCACTTATGCCGCATTTCAAGCATCGAGAGCCTGTCAATGATTCGTGATGCAAAACAACGAGGTTTGCCGATAACTTGTGACGTCTCCATTAATCACCTGCACTTATCGGATATGGATATTGGCTTCTTTGATTCAAATTGTCATTTGATGCCTCCTTTGCGTAGTTTTAGCGATCGCGATGCGCTACGACATGGCTTATTAGATGGAACCATTGACGCTGTTTGTTCAGACCATGCTCCCGTAGACGAAGATGCAAAATTGTTACCCTTCGGTCAAGCCGAAATAGGAGCAACAGGTGTAGAACTGTTATTGTCGCTCGTCCTAAAATGGGGATTAGAAATGCGCTTACCGCTCCTAAAAACATTAAGCAAAATTACTCATGATTCGGCACAAATACTAGGCATCAATGCAGGAAATTTATCTACCGGTAACGCTGCTGATATCTGTATTTTTGATCCCAATGACTATTGGAAAGTGACATCAAGTTCCATACTAAGTCAGGGAAAGAATACACCCTTCTTAGGTATGGAGCTGCCCGGAAAAACCAGGTATACCTTGGTAAATGGTCATATTGTTTATGAAAAACAGAATTAA
- a CDS encoding aspartate carbamoyltransferase catalytic subunit, protein MNSRNPQLNENGTLRHLLTTEGLPVSVLLHILDTAESFVGVTERDVKKIPLLRGKSIFNLFFEPSTRTRTTFEIAAKRLSADVINLNIAVSSESKGETLLDTVNNLSAMNADMFVVRHAQSGAAHLIAKHVRSDIRVINAGDGSHAHPTQALLDMFTIRRYKREFRNLRVAIIGDILHSRVARSQIHALTTLGVPEVRVIAPKTLLPKMVERLGVHVYHTMERGLKDIDVLMMLRLQNERMTGANLPSFEEYFKYYGLTPEKLSLARQDAIVMHPGPMNRGVEIDSAVADGKQSVILPQVTFGIAVRMAVMSILAGNQA, encoded by the coding sequence ATGAATAGCAGGAACCCCCAGCTCAATGAAAATGGTACGTTACGACATTTATTAACTACAGAGGGCTTGCCAGTTTCTGTTCTGTTACATATTTTAGATACGGCGGAATCATTCGTCGGAGTTACCGAACGAGATGTAAAAAAAATACCTTTATTACGCGGAAAATCGATTTTTAATCTTTTTTTTGAACCAAGTACACGCACGCGCACAACTTTTGAGATTGCCGCCAAGCGATTATCTGCCGACGTTATTAATCTCAATATTGCAGTTTCCTCGGAATCCAAAGGAGAGACGCTACTTGATACCGTCAATAATCTATCGGCTATGAATGCAGATATGTTTGTCGTGCGGCACGCTCAGAGTGGCGCAGCTCATTTGATTGCAAAGCACGTACGATCAGATATTCGCGTAATCAATGCCGGCGATGGTAGCCATGCGCATCCAACACAAGCTTTGTTAGACATGTTCACTATCCGTCGCTATAAGCGAGAGTTTCGCAATTTGCGCGTGGCCATTATCGGTGATATTTTGCACTCAAGGGTAGCGCGCTCGCAAATCCATGCTTTAACAACACTTGGTGTTCCGGAAGTACGCGTAATTGCACCTAAAACCCTCTTACCAAAAATGGTTGAGCGCCTCGGTGTACACGTTTACCATACGATGGAAAGGGGATTGAAAGATATTGATGTATTGATGATGCTAAGGCTGCAAAACGAGCGCATGACAGGTGCTAACTTACCAAGTTTTGAAGAATATTTTAAATATTATGGATTAACACCTGAAAAATTATCATTAGCTCGGCAGGATGCCATTGTGATGCACCCCGGACCAATGAATCGAGGTGTAGAGATAGATTCTGCAGTCGCTGACGGAAAACAGTCGGTAATTTTGCCACAAGTTACTTTTGGTATCGCTGTTCGTATGGCAGTAATGTCAATTCTTGCCGGTAATCAGGCATAA
- the pyrR gene encoding bifunctional pyr operon transcriptional regulator/uracil phosphoribosyltransferase PyrR, whose product MQLPDAEELFESLAKKIYSTGIQGIALVGIHTGGVWLAQRLHEELNIQHPLGMLDVSFYRDDFDKRGLHAQVKPSEIPFDVEKSNILLIDDVLYTGRTIRAAINELFDYGRPGCISLVALVDRGGRQLPITPQYVGTELKIPDNQMLELQRDENDKLSLKIYDKASNHE is encoded by the coding sequence ATGCAATTACCTGATGCTGAAGAACTTTTTGAAAGTTTAGCAAAAAAAATATACTCTACGGGAATCCAAGGTATTGCGTTAGTAGGCATACATACAGGCGGTGTGTGGTTGGCACAACGTTTGCATGAAGAATTGAACATACAGCATCCGCTGGGCATGTTAGATGTATCTTTTTATCGGGATGATTTTGATAAAAGAGGGTTACACGCGCAAGTAAAGCCTTCCGAAATACCATTCGATGTGGAAAAATCGAACATCCTTCTGATTGACGATGTGCTTTATACCGGACGCACTATCCGTGCCGCGATTAACGAATTATTCGATTATGGCCGTCCTGGCTGTATCAGTCTTGTCGCATTAGTCGACCGGGGTGGAAGGCAGTTACCGATTACCCCACAATATGTGGGTACCGAATTAAAAATACCCGACAATCAAATGTTGGAGTTGCAACGCGATGAGAATGATAAGCTCAGTTTAAAAATATACGATAAAGCTTCTAACCATGAATAG
- the ruvX gene encoding Holliday junction resolvase RuvX codes for MSLQQLPEGTILAFDFGKKRIGVAVGNTLTTLAQPLKTIHHETNVQRFLAIEKMIQTWQPVLLVVGLPTHIDGTPHEMTNLSRRFAQRLHGRFNIPTVLVDERYTSQTAAIALREAVTTIKKQKAILDQVAAQQILQSFFDENKHAIT; via the coding sequence ATGAGTTTACAGCAATTACCCGAAGGTACTATTTTAGCTTTTGATTTTGGTAAAAAACGTATTGGTGTAGCAGTTGGCAATACCCTTACAACATTGGCGCAGCCTCTAAAAACCATACACCACGAAACTAATGTACAACGTTTTTTGGCTATCGAGAAAATGATTCAAACATGGCAACCGGTATTATTAGTGGTTGGACTACCCACGCATATCGATGGCACTCCCCATGAAATGACTAACTTAAGTCGACGTTTTGCACAGCGCCTTCATGGACGCTTCAACATTCCGACGGTTCTCGTGGATGAGCGATATACTAGCCAAACTGCCGCAATTGCACTGCGTGAAGCAGTCACAACAATAAAAAAACAAAAAGCAATTTTAGATCAAGTGGCTGCACAACAAATATTACAATCATTTTTTGATGAAAATAAACATGCAATTACCTGA
- a CDS encoding YqgE/AlgH family protein, giving the protein MENINLTNHFLMAMPTMKDSVFSKTLTYICEHNDYGALGIVINRPTDLNLMSLFKQLGIPQLDEPVNELTPILFGGPVQMDCGFVLHHPIGKWQSTLVVNKEIGLTTSLDIMKAIASDQGPEKTLVALGYAGWSPGQIESELSQNTWLTVPASQEIIFNLASEEKFTAAMQSLGIRDANLSHEVGHA; this is encoded by the coding sequence ATGGAAAACATTAACTTAACAAATCATTTCTTAATGGCAATGCCAACTATGAAAGATTCGGTTTTTTCGAAAACCCTAACATATATTTGTGAACATAATGATTATGGTGCGTTAGGAATTGTAATTAACCGCCCAACCGATTTGAATCTAATGAGCTTATTTAAACAATTGGGTATTCCACAATTGGACGAACCTGTTAACGAATTGACGCCGATACTTTTTGGTGGGCCAGTACAAATGGATTGCGGTTTCGTATTGCATCATCCAATTGGCAAATGGCAATCTACTTTGGTAGTAAACAAAGAAATTGGCTTAACTACTTCTTTAGATATCATGAAAGCAATAGCCAGCGATCAAGGTCCTGAAAAAACATTGGTCGCATTAGGCTATGCCGGATGGTCTCCAGGGCAAATTGAATCCGAATTAAGCCAAAATACATGGTTGACAGTACCAGCTTCACAGGAAATCATATTCAATCTAGCTTCTGAAGAGAAATTTACTGCAGCTATGCAATCATTAGGAATTCGAGATGCAAATCTTTCTCATGAAGTCGGGCATGCATAA
- the coq7 gene encoding 2-polyprenyl-3-methyl-6-methoxy-1,4-benzoquinone monooxygenase — MINFDKLIIGFDSALRTLLVPAQTIRKTPGSDSFENELTNTEKELSTALMRVNHVGEVCAQALYQGQSLTARNEEVQKTLMKAAREETEHLAWTEQRINELGGRKSFLNPLWYGGSFAIGCVAGLLGDKWNLGFLAETERQVEEHLSGHLQRLPVNDEKSRAIVMQMKIDEASHATMALSHGGAELPIPIKAAMKFSSKIMTQTAYWV, encoded by the coding sequence ATGATCAATTTTGACAAACTCATTATCGGTTTTGATTCTGCTTTACGTACGCTGCTGGTACCAGCACAAACGATTCGCAAAACACCAGGAAGCGATAGCTTCGAAAATGAGCTAACCAATACCGAAAAAGAACTATCAACCGCACTTATGCGTGTGAATCATGTTGGTGAAGTATGTGCACAAGCCTTGTATCAAGGTCAAAGCCTAACGGCACGCAATGAAGAAGTACAGAAAACGTTGATGAAAGCTGCGCGTGAAGAAACTGAGCATCTAGCTTGGACTGAACAACGAATCAATGAATTGGGCGGTCGAAAAAGCTTCTTAAATCCGCTCTGGTATGGTGGATCCTTTGCAATCGGATGCGTCGCTGGGTTATTAGGTGACAAGTGGAATTTAGGGTTTCTTGCAGAAACCGAGCGCCAAGTTGAGGAACATTTATCGGGTCATTTACAAAGACTGCCAGTGAATGATGAAAAGAGCCGCGCGATCGTGATGCAAATGAAAATTGACGAGGCTAGTCATGCAACTATGGCATTGTCACACGGCGGCGCCGAACTGCCCATACCTATAAAAGCAGCTATGAAATTTAGCTCTAAAATAATGACTCAGACAGCTTACTGGGTCTAA